Sequence from the Pleomorphomonas sp. T1.2MG-36 genome:
CATCGTCGCCGCCGCCCAGGCCGTTGAGGACGCCGGCCTCGTCGGCAAGGTCAACGTCACCGGCCTTGGCCTGCCGTCGGAGATGGCCGGCCACGTCAAGGCTGGCTCGTCCAAGGCCTTCGCCATCTGGAATCCGATCGACCTCGGCTACTCGGCGACCTACATCGCCTACGAGCTGAAGGCCGGCAAGGCCGAGGCCAAGCCGGACGCCGAGATCTCCATCGGCCGCATGGGCAAGATCAAGCTCGACGCCAACAACGAAGCGGCCATGGCCGATCCGTTCGTCTACGATGCCGGCAACGTCGAGGAATTCGCCAAGATCTTCTGATCATCCGGCTCGAGCTATCCGGGCCCGGTTTCGGCCGGGTCCGGACCTGATACCCCAAACGGACTCCTTTTCCTGTCCCTCCCCCACAAGGCGGAGGGGACGCGGCCTTCGCTGATCGGGACTCCCTCCCTACGGCTTCCGTCGTCCAACCCGGCGCGCCTCCCTCCAGCGCAATCGGCTGATCCGGCAGGCTCCCCTCCCCCTTGTGGGGAAGGAACAGGATGAGGGCAGTTCCGTCGACCCGATCTCAGCCGGTCGTCCCGGAGTGATTGCCGTCACGACGACGGCCGCACCGATTGCGACACGGGTTCCAGGCTCCAGCAGCAAAAAAGCGCCGATGAACGCCATGCCTTCCACGGACACATCCACGACAGAGCCCATCCTGAAGATGGTGGGCATCTCCAAGACCTTTCCCGGCGTCAAGGCGCTGTCGGATGTGGCACTCGAGCTTCGGCCCGGCCACGTCACCGCGCTGATCGGCGAGAATGGCGCCGGCAAGTCGACGCTGGTCAAGATTCTGACCGGCATCTACCAGCCCGATGGCGGCACCATCGAGATCGACGGCAAGAAGGTCGATCTGCCGACCGCCGAGGCGGCTCAGGACCTCGGCATCACCGCCATTCATCAGGAAACGGTGCTGTTCGACGAACTGACGGTGGCCGAGAACATCTACATCGGTCACCAGCCGCGCAATCGCTATGGCCTGATCGACTGGGCGGCGATGCATGCGCGCGCCGCCGCCATCCTGCATGGCATCGACGCGCCGATCTCGACACGCACGCGCCTCAAGGATCTCTCAATCGCGCAGCGCCATCTCGTGGCGATCGCCCGCGCCCTGTCGATCGACGCTCGCATCGTCATCATGGACGAGCCGACCGCCGCCCTCTCCTACAAGGAGGTGGAGGAACTGTTCGGCATCATCGACAGGCTGAAGAAGGCCGGGAAGGCCATCCTGTTCATCAGCCACAAGTTCGAGGAAGTCTGGCAGATTTGCGAGTATTTCGCCGTTTTCCGCGACGGTCGCCAAGTGGGCGCCGGCCGGCTCGACGAAGTGTCGCACAACGATCTCGTCAAGCTGATGGTCGGCCGCGACGTGACGCAGACCTTCCCGAAGCTTCCGGCCGAGATCGGCGACGTGGTGCTGAAGGTCGACGGCTACTGCCATCCCACCGAGTTCGATCGGGTGTCGCTGGAGCTGAGGCGCGGCGAAATCCTCGGTCTCTACGGGCTGGTCGGGGCCGGCCGCTCAGAGTTCTGCCAAGCCCTGTTCGGCGTCACCCGTCCATCGGCAGGAACGGTGACGCTGTCGGGCAAACCGATCGCCGTGCGGTCGCCGTCGGACGCCATCGACGCCGGCATCGTCTACGTGCCGGAAGAGCGCGGCCGGCATGGCGCCATCACGGCCATGTCGATCGTCTCCAACATCTCCCTGCCGTCGCTGAGGGTCACCAGCCGCCGCAACTTCCTGCGCATGGCCGAGGAGTTCGACCTCGCCCGCAAGTATGCCGAACGGCTCGACCTCAGAGCCGCCTCGCTCAGTCAGCCGGTCGGCACGCTGTCGGGCGGCAACCAACAGAAGGTGGTGATCGGCAAGTGGCTGGCCACGCTGCCGAAAGTCATCATCCTCGACGAGCCGACCAAGGGCATCGATATCGGCTCAAAGGCCGCCGTCCATGCCTTCATGAGCCAGCTCGCCGTCGAAGGACTCGCCGTGATCATGGTGTCGAGCGAGATCCCGGAAATCCTCGGCATGAGCGACCGCGTCATCGTCATGCGCGAAGGACGGATGGCCGGCGTCTTCGAGCGCGAGGGCCTGACGCCGGAAGCGCTGGTGCGCTCGGCAACCGGCAACAAGGAGGCCGCCGCGTGACCTGCCGCCTCATTCGCCCCGCCATTCCCGCTCCGGAGCTTTTCCGATGAACACCATCCGCAGCCTTCTCGCGCGGCGCGAAGCGCTCCTGGTGCTGGCCTGCCTCCTGCTGCTCGTCGCCATCACCGCCCGCTTTCCCGCCTTCTCGACTCCCCGCAACCTCGCCGGCGTGTTCAACGACACATCGATCCTGATCATGATGGCGCTCGGCCAGTCGGCCGTCATCCTGACCAAGTCGATCGACCTTTCGGTGGCCGCCAACGTGGCCCTCACCGGCATGACGGTTGCCATGCTGAACCATCTCGCCCCCGGCTTGCCGGTGGTGGCGCTGATCCTGGTCGCCATCGGCATGGGCATGCTGCTCGGCGCCATCAACGGCTTCCTTGTCTGGTGGCTCGACATTCCGGCCATCGTGGTGACGCTCGGCACCATGACCATCTTTCGCGGCCTCGCCTTCGTCGAGTCCGGCGGCGCCTGGGTCAACGCCCACGAAATGTCGCCGGCCTTCCTAGAGTTGCCGCGCACGCTGATCCTGGGCCTGCCGGTTCTGTCCTGGGTCGGGATCCTTGCAATCGTGCTTGCCGCCATCCTGTTCACTCGCACCGGTCTCGGCCGCGCCTTCTACGCCACCGGCGGCAATGCGGTCGCCGCCGTCTACGCGGGCATCGACATCGGCAAGACGCGCTTCCTGGCCTTCGTGCTTTCGGGCTCCGTCGCCGGGCTCTGCGGCTATCTCTGGGTTTCGCGCTACGCCGTCGCCTACGTCGACGTCGCCTCCGGCTTCGAGCTCGACACCATCGCCGCCTGCGTCATCGGCGGCGTCTCGACCATCGGCGGCGTCGGCACGGTCGGCGGCGTCGTGCTGGGCGCGTTGTTCCTCGGCATCATCAAGAACGCGCTGCCGGTGATCGGCATCTCGCCGTTCTGGCAGATGGCGATTTCGGGCGCGATCATCATCACCGCCGTCGTCATCAATGCTCGCGGCGAACGCGTCAAGGGCCGGGTCATCCTGCGCCGCAAGGAGCTTCCGCTATGAGCGATCAATCCGCCGCCCTCACGCCGCGCCATATTCCCGACCGCCTCGACAGTCCGCTCAAGCGGGCGCTGAAGAGCTGGGAGACGCTGCTGCTCGCCGTGGCGATCGCCATCGCCATCGCCAACTCGCTGGCCTCGCCCTACTTCCTCGATCCGTGGAACCTCTCCGACGCGACGTTCAACTTTACGGAAAAGGCCATCCTGGCGCTGGCCATGACCTTCGTGATCATCACCGGCGAGATCGACCTCTCGGTGGCCTCGATCATCGCGCTGGCCTCGACCGCCATGGGCGCCGCCGCGGAAGCGGGGGCCGGCACCCCAGTGCTGTTCCTCGTCGGTCTCGGCGTGGGGCTTGGCTGCGGCCTGTTCAACGGATTCCTGGTGGCGAGGCTCGGCCTGCCGGCCATCGTCGCCACCATCGGTACCATGAGCCTTTATCGCGGCATCGCCTACGTCGTGCTCGGCGACCAGGTCTACAAGAACTATCCGGCCGACTTCGCCGTGTTCGGGCAAGGGTATGCCTTCTGGATCTTCTCGATCGAGTTCGTCACCTTCCTTGGCCTGGCGGTCGTCGCCGGCATCGTGCTGCACAAGACCGTCTTCGGCCGGCAGGTCTATGCCGTCGGCAACAATGCCCTGGCCGCCAGCTTCTCGGGCATCAAGGTGCGACGCATCAAGTTCATCGTCTTCCTCATGACCGGCGTCGCCGCCGGCCTCGCCTCGGTGATGCTGACCTCGCGCCTCGGCTCGACCCGTCCGTCGATCGCGGTGGGCTGGGAGCTCGATGCGGTGACGATGGCCGTTCTCGGCGGCGTCGGCATCAACGGCGGCACGGGCAACATCCTCGGCGTGGTGATCGCCGCCTTCGTCATGGGCCTCGTCACCTTCGGCCTCGGGCTGCTCAACGTGCCCGGCATCGTCATGAGCATCTTCATGGGCTTGATGCTGATCCTGGTGATCGCCCTGCCGCTGGTCGTGCAGCGGATCAACTACCGGCGCCGCGCCGCCCGGTGAGAGTTGCCGACAAGGAGGAAGAGATGTCGACGACGCCGAGGTTCATCGCGGTTCTCGACGTGGGCAAGACCAACGTCAAGGTGGTGGTCCACGACCTTGGGACCGGTGAGGACGTTTTCGTCCGCACCCGGCCAAATGCCGTCGTCGACGCTCCCCCCTATCCCCATTTCGACGTGGAGGGCATGTGGACCTTCTTTCTCGACACGCTGAAGGAGGCGTCGTCGAGCCAAAGGATCGACGCTCTCTCGTTCACCACCCACGGCGCCACGTTCGCGCTGCTGGCCGGCGATCGGTTGGCCCTGCCGATCCTCGACTACGAGTTCCATGGGCCGGATGCGCTGGAAGGCGACTATCTCGTTGCCCGCCCGTCGTTTGCCGAGAGTTTCACGCCGCGCCTGCCCGGCGGCCTCAACGCCGGTGCGCAGATTTTCTGGCAGGCGAGAACCTTCCCGGACGCCTTCGCGAAGGTGACGGCCATCCTCCCCTACCCGCAGTACTGGGCGTTCCGGTTCACCGGCATACTGGCCAGCGAGCGAACCTCCCTCGGCGTCCACACCGACCTGTGGGCGCCGGAGAAACGCGGCTACTCGTCGTTCGCCAAGGCAGAAGGCTGGAGCAGATTGTTCGCCCCCCTGTGCTCGGCTTTCGACCGTCTCGGCACGGTGACGGCGGAAATCGCCGCACGAACGGGCCTTTCTTCCGATACGCCGGTCTATTGTGGCATCCACGATTCCAATGCTTCGCTGCTGCCGCATCTGCTCGGCCGCCAGCCGCCGTTCACGGTGCTTTCCACCGGAACCTGGGTGATCGTTCTCGCCGTCGGCGGCGACGCGTCGGCCCTCGATGCCCGCCGCGACGGCCTGTGCAATGTCGATGCCTTCGGCAATCCGGTACCATCGGCGCGCTTCATGGGCGGGAGGGAGTTCGACCTGCTGACAGGTGGACGCCCCCAGAAGCCGACACAGGACGACATTCGCGCGGTGATCGACGGTGGCGTGATGGTTCGCCCGACGTTCGTGCCGGGCTGCGGCCCATTCCCGGATGGAAAGGGCGAATGGAGCACGGACCCCGCCTCGCTCCCGGGCGGCGTGCGCACGGCGGCGGTGAGCCTCTATCTGGCATTGGTGGCGCGGGCGGCCATGGCCGTGGCCGGGGCGGCCGGTCCGATCATCATCGAGGGTCCGTTCGGCCGCGATGCGCTGTTCGCCGAAGCCTTGCAGCGGCTCACGAAGCGGCAGGTCGCCATCGCCTCGGGAACCACGGGCACCTCGACAGGGGCGGCCATGCTGGCTCTCGGCCAAGGCGGGCGCCCCAATCTGCCGCCCGACCGGCCGGTCGGCGGTGTCTTCAATCTCTCGGGTCTCGAAAGCTACGCGGAGCGCTGGGCGGGCTGAAGCTGCGGGCCGACACGCCCCCTCACTCCGTAGGCGAAGCCCGCCGGAGAAAGATCGAGCGCCGTCACCTCGCCATCCAGGACGACTGGGATGACCGTGCGCAGCAGAAGCTGGCCGAAGGCGCTGACCTCGATCGAAGACGCCCCAACCATGCGCCATTCCAGGCGAAAGCCCCCATCCGGCAACATCGCCCACGACACGACAGTGCGCTCGGGAGGGCGTTCGGCCTCGGCGGCCGCCACGACCAGTTCGTGCGCCCCGAGCATGACGTTCTGCGCGACATCCGGGCCGAGCAGGACGCGCGGACCATCCAGTTCGACGCGGATGCTTGCCGTTCCCTCAACGTCGGCCCAGGCGCGGGTCACCACTTCATCGAGCAGGATGCCGCGCCAGCCGTTCTGCACCAGCAACTCGTGGGCCGCTGAAAGGGCCAGAAGGCGGCCACTGAAGGGAGCCAGGAAGCCGGCGGCCTCGGGACAGCCCTCGGCGCTTTGCCGCGCTATGCCCTGCACCACTGCCAGAAGATTCTTGGAACGGTGGGTGAGTTCGCGCAGGATGTCACGCATCTCGCGCTCGTGTTCCTTGTAGCGGGAAACATCGATGGCTGCCGCCAGCACGCCAGTGATGCGTCCATCCGCCGAGACCGGCTCGATAAAGCCTTCAAACCAGCGCTGCTGCCCGGCCAGAACGAAGGTAATCTCAAATCGCTCCGGCGGACTGCCGGCCAGGACGCGCCGTGCGATACCGACGAACTCGGCCGCTTCGGCAGGTGGCAGGAGATCGCCCGGCCGGCGCCCCAGGACGTCGACCTGGGTGAGCGGGCGAGGCGGATTGTGCACCCAAGTGAACAGGAGGTCGGCATCGAGCTCCATGATCGAGATGTCGGATCCTTCAAGTGCCATCTCGAACCGATGACGGACGGTTTCCAGCTCGGCGGTGCGCCCGGCAACCCGGCTTTCGAGATCGCGATTGAGGTCGCTCAACTGATCGATCAGTCTTCGGTTCGCCGCCTGCCCTTCGACGAGCAGCGCGGTAGCTTCGTTGGCCTCCTGTCGGGTCGGTTGACCGACAAGCCTCGGGATCATCGGCCAGACGGCAATTCCGACGACGAAAGCGATGGCGGCGGTCACCGTTTCCAGCAGGACGGGAAGGCCGCCACCGGCTGTACCAGGCAAGAGGCGGCCGATGGCCCCGACGGCGATAGCCAGGACAAAGACGCACAACAACGCGGATGTGCCCATCAACCCGCCGGCACGTTGGCGCATGCGAAAAAGATACGTCACGAGGCCCGCCGACACTGAGGCGCAGGCGGCAACGGTCATGACTCTCGCCAGCGTCTTGAGTGTCTCGAGCTCATCGGGCTGCACCTTGCCCTCCGCGTCAGACGGCCGACGATCGGGAAGTTCACCTGTGGCCGATCAACGTCAGGCGCTGTCCTTCAGTCGCAGCGAGGCAACCTTGTCGAAGAACAAAGCCTGGGAGATCACCGCCTTCACCATCTCCTCGCGGAATGGCTTCGCTATGAGGAAGGTTGGCTCGGGCCGCTCGCCCGTCAACAACGACTCCGGATAGGCGGTTATGAAGATGACCGGCACCTCGAAGCTGGTGAGGATGTCGTTGACCGCATCGAGACCCGAGGAACCGTCGGCAAGACGAATGTCAGCCAGGATCAGGCCCGGCCGCTCGCGTCGGGCCATAGCAACCGCCTCATCCCGCGTGCGCGCGTTGCCGACCACGGTATGGCCCAGCCCCTCGACCAAGCCTTCGAGATCCATGGCGATCAACGGCTCATCCTCGATGACGAGAACGCGCGACGCAACCTGCTCGCCGATCTGGCGCGCGGCTTCCGACAGCAAGGCCGAGAAGGCTTCCGGCCCCACATCGAGAATGCGCGACGCGTCGAAGGGAGAAAACCCTTCCATGGCGGTGAGAAGGAATGCTTGCCTGGGCAGCGGCGTGATGGCGTCAAGGCGACGATCGGCCGCCGGGCGTTCGCCAAGTTCGTCCAGCCGCATGTAGTTCATGGGGTTGGCGTTCCAGACCGACGAGAAAAGCTTGTAGACGCCGAGCCGCGGATCGAGCGACGGATCGAAACCATCGGGGTCGGCCACCAGTTGTTCCAGCATGGCCACGACGTGACTATCGCCACTCGCCTGGCTGCCGCTCAGTGCCCGCGCATAGCGACGGAGAAGGGGAAGCTGCGGTGCGATCAAGGCCGTGATAGACATGAGAAACCTTTCCAACGCCTGGACGGGCAATCAACAAAAGAGAACTGTTCTGCATAAAAACGCCGGAGAGGATAACCGGTTCCCCCTCCCCATGATTATTTTTATCGCATGATCGGAACCGGAGCCAATCATCCGCGTTCAGCACAAGATGCGAATGTGCAGCCTTCGCCGCGAGATCGTCGATAGGACTGTTGTCTTGAAGTCGTCCTGAAAGAGCCGCCATGTCAGATAAAAAAGAAACGTCAGAGCGCCCTGCCCTAGAGCCGCCGATCCAAGCCCATCTCGGTGACCAGCTAAAGAAGCTTTACGGTTCGATCCTTTCGGAACCCATTCCCGAAAAGCTGACCATGCTGCTCGACCAACTCGAAAAAGCCGAAAGAAAGGAGCGAGAGGGCCAGTCGGGACGTACCGACGGGGGTGGCGATCAATGACAGCTGTCGCGGCCTTCAAGACCGCTCTCCTGGCGGAGCTTCCGTCATTGCGCGCCTTCGCCATTTCCTTGTCCGGCAGCCACGATCATGCCGACGATCTCGTGCAGGAAACGGTGATGAAGGCATGGGGCGCACATGCCAGCTTCATTCCGGGCACCAGTCTCAGGGCCTGGCTGTTCACCATCATGCGCAACACCTATTTCAGCCAGTATCGCAAGGCCCGGCGCGAAGTGCAGGACAGCGATGGCGAGGCGGCGGCCCGGCTGGTCTCGGCGCCCGCCCAGGACGGTCATCTCGATCTGGCCGATTTTCGCTCGGCCCTTGAGAAACTGCCCGATGACCAGCGCGAAGCGCTTATCCTCGTTGGCGCCTCGGGCTTTTCCTGCGAAGAGGCGGCGGAGATCTGCGGATGCGCCGTAGGAACCATCAAGAGCCGCGTCAACAGGGCGCGCCAGAAACTCATGCAACTCATGGCGATTCGGAACGCGGGTGACCTCTGATCCTCCCGTAGTTTTCCTTCTCTTCATCGGCGGCCGGCTCGCAAAACGCGCCGGCCGTTTCGTTTGCGTCAGGACGGAAGCGTTGCGCGGGTCTCGGCCTTGAACTCGCTGCGGATCGTACGGGCTATCAGCAACAGCGGCACCGCCAGGACCGCGCCGATGGCGCCCCACATCCAAGTCCAGAAGATGATCGCCACGAAAACGAGAAATGGATTGATCTCGAAGCGACGCCCCAACACCGCCGGGACGACCGCATTTTCGCAGACGAGATGAACGAACATGAAGGCGCCAACCGGCCAGATGACCGACAACAGACTGTAGTCGAGCAGCAGACCGCTGGAGGCGATGGCCAACGACACGACGGCCGGCCCCAGAAACGGCACGAAGCTCATGGCGAAGGCGAACAGCCCCCAAAGGATCGGCGCCGGCAGTCCCGCCGTCAGGGCGATCAGGCCGGTTGCGGTACCGACGCTGGCATAGATCACCGAGGCCGTTCCGAAATAGCGGGTCAGTGAAGCCTCCGTCGCGTTGAAGATGCGGATGGCGGCAAGGCGCTCCTCCCGACCACCAAAAGCAAGGATCGACTGGCGCCTGAGCTGGGCTCGTCCGGCCACATAGAACACAAGGGTGGCGAGGAAGATCAGGAATTCGCCGAAGGCCGGTGTCAATCCGCCGACAAAGCCGGCAACCAGGCCGAAATCCATCGATCCGAGCATCTTCTCCAGGCTGGCCATTCCATTGTCCGAGCCCATGCTGCCGCCGGTGAGGCGCGCCTGCAGCGTCGTGAAGGGGGCCAGCAGCTCGCCGAAGGCGGCAACGAGACGCGGCAGGACCTGCGGCAATCGTTCGATCAGCGACGTGACCGGCTCGGCCACCGCTTCGATCAAGAGAAACATGCCGGCACCCAGCACGGCGGTGAGAGCGAGGCCGGCCACCATCGGCGAGATGCCGATGCGCGCACCACGGTCGCCGGCATGGGCGATGACGCTGCCGACGATGACGGCCGCCACCATGGGCATCACTAGAGAGGCGGCGGCGTGCAACGCCACCAGCAGCCCCAGCACGAACAGCCCGATGATCGACAGCTCGGTCAAAGCCCGGCGCGTCTCCGACGAGGTCCCGTCGTCCGGCGACGGGCGTCCGCCTTGCAGGTGCCGGTCGAGGGGAGGCCGGTGGGCGATGTATTTCAAGGAAAGCGCTCCGTCACCTGAAGACCGCATCCGGCGGGATGTGGCGCAGTATCCCTCACCAATGCGCCAGTGACCGTCCGGTTCCGCGCGACTGTGCGGCGCCAGATGGGTGACGCAACGGAGGCGCTGGGCGAATTGCGAGGAACCCGACGCAATATCGGGCGTTGTTTTGCCAGATGCCCGTTTGGAGCAAGGCCGACATAGCCTCGATTTGCCGGGCTATCTTGCCACAGAGAAGAAAGGATCAAGCCATGCTCACTCCTGACCCCTCGGCCCCGAAGACCGGCTCGGGCGCGACCGACAAGATCAAGAAGGACGCCGGCGCAGCGATGTCTTCGGCCAAGGCGGCCGTGGAAGACGCGGCGAACGAAGTGCGCGAGGAATTCGGTGCGTCCGAATCCAGCGGCGCCAGGGTCGTCGCCGAAAATGCCCGAAAAATCAAAGAGGACCTCGGCGCAGCCGGCAGCGATCTCGCTGGCAAGGCAGGCGACGTGGCAGTAGCGGCGCAGGAGGCGCTTAGTCAGATGAAACGTATCATGGACGAATTCGCGGCCAAGACCGGCACCAAGGCATCCGAGGCCGTGGAAACGGTCAAGGCGACCGGCGCCGACACGGCCGACCACATCGGTGCAGCCCTCAGCGGTGCCAGCTCGCTCGGCAAGGAAAGCATCGACGGCATCGCCGATGCGGCTGCCAGACGTCCAGTGACGGCCATGGCCATCGCAATGGGTGTGGGCCTGCTTCTCGGTCTCGCCTCGCGTGGCAGTTCGCGCGCATGATGCTCGCGCGTCTCCTCGGCATTGATGTGCCTCGGATCAAGCGGCGCGGCGGCTTTGCCGTCGTTGCCGCGATGATCGCGGCCATGATGACGATCCTGGCGATCGGATTTGCCGCATTGGCTGGGCACATCGCGCTTTCCCGCCGCTTCGATCCGGAGATCGCCGCGCTGATCGTCGCCGGTTCTCTGATGGTGCTGGCCTTGATTGCGCTTCTTGTTGCACGGCAAGTGCTCAACAGAACGCAGCGAGAGTTGAAATCCGCCATCGCTTCCAGCGCTGCGGTCGCCTTCGTCCCGACGGCGGCTTCGATGGCTGCGCGACATACTCGATTGGCCGCGGTCATCGGAGTGGCGGGCGTCGGCTTCTGGCTGGCGCGTAACGCCTTCCGCCGCTAAAAAAGCCTTGCGCGGCGGAGGTCAGCCGAGAGGGAACTCGATGCAGACCGAGGTGCCCGGAGCGAGATCGGAATAGGAGACCTCGGCATCGAGATTGCGCGCCATGGCCCGCAGAACCTTGGAGCCGATCCCCGTCCCTTGCGCCGGCCCCGTTCCGTCAAAGCCGATGCCGTCGTCGTCGACGCAGACCTGCAGTCGGCCATTCTCGGACTTGCGGGAATGAACGCGGATTTCTCCAGTGGTCTCCGGCGGATAGGCATACTTGAAAGCGTTGGTCACCAGCTCTCCGACCATGACACCGAGCGTCACCGCCTTGTCTGTCGGCAGAGCGATGGGGAGGAGATCCGTCTTGACCATGCGGAGCGCGCCTCCGCCCGCGAGCGATGCCGAAAGCTCGCCGACAAGGTGCCGAAGATAGGCGCCGATATCGACTTCGCCTATGTTGTCGGACGTGTAGAGGTGGCGATGAACCCCGGCGACGGCGGAGATACGGCTTTGCGTCTCCTCAAGGGCGTGTCTGGCGTGAGGATCGCTGACGGCGGCCGCCTGCATGCGGACCATGGCCGCGACCAGCCCCAGCGAGTTGGCGACTCGATGATTGACTTCCTTCAAAAGCATTTCGGCGCGGTCGCGCGCTTCGCGGATCAGCTGCTGATCGCGGGCCTGCGCATTCTTGAGACGCCAGCGCTCGAAAGCCTGCTCAAGCGCGGCGATCAACAGATCGAAAAACTCCTGTGAGGTGTCCTTGATCACGTAATCGTCGGCGCCCTGCTTGAGGGCCTCGATGGCCAGTCGGGCGTCCATGGAGCCGGTGACATAGACCACCGGCGGCCGGGCGCTGCGCGGGCCGATGCGCGTCAGGATATCGAGACCGGTCTCGGCGGCAAGCGTGTGGTCGAGGGCGACAATGTCGACGCCACCGGAGGCGATGATCTTCAACGCCTCGTCACCCGTCGTCACATGAACCGTCTCATGACCTCGTCGGGCCAGAGCCTTGCGGACCAGCGCGGCAAGGGCGAGATCGTCCTCGACATGCAGAACCTTGATGGACTCCTTGAGATCGGTTCCGTACGGCATTCAATCCAGCTCCGGAATCTGCATCACCGAGAGGAACAGGCCTAGCTGGCGGATGGCGTTGGCGAAGCTCTCGTAGTTGAGAGGCTTGGTAATGTAGACGTTGGCGCCCAGATCGTAGCAGCGCTGAATCTCGCGCGCGTCGTCGGTGGTGGTGAGGACGATCACCGGCGTGCGGCGCGTGTGCTCGTTGGCCTTGAGGCGCGCAAGAATGTCGATGCCGGTCATGTCCGGGAGATTGAGGTCGAGCAGCACGAGCGATGGCCGGCCGATGGCGACCAGGCCCGATCCGTCGGAACCAAGCAGATAGTTGACGCCGGTGGTACCATCGCGGAACGAGATGATCTCGTTGGTGACGCCGGCGCGCCGAATGTTCTTCTCGATGAGACGGGCATGCCCCTCATCATCTTCGATCATGATGATCGCCACGGGCTTGGGCTCTTTGCTCACGCTTCGTTTCTCCCCATACGCAATACAAGGTCACGGGCGATCGTCACGATGAACGTCGTCCCTGTCTCACCGTCGCTCTTGACGGAGACGTCGCCGCCAAGGCGGCGAGCAAGCATGCGGGTATGCGCCAGACCAATGCCGTCTCCCGGCTTGTCCTGAACGCCCGCACGTCGAAACAGCTCGAAGATACGCTCGAAATCAGCCTCGGCAACGCCACGGCCATTGTCTTCCACCT
This genomic interval carries:
- a CDS encoding sugar ABC transporter ATP-binding protein, with the translated sequence MNAMPSTDTSTTEPILKMVGISKTFPGVKALSDVALELRPGHVTALIGENGAGKSTLVKILTGIYQPDGGTIEIDGKKVDLPTAEAAQDLGITAIHQETVLFDELTVAENIYIGHQPRNRYGLIDWAAMHARAAAILHGIDAPISTRTRLKDLSIAQRHLVAIARALSIDARIVIMDEPTAALSYKEVEELFGIIDRLKKAGKAILFISHKFEEVWQICEYFAVFRDGRQVGAGRLDEVSHNDLVKLMVGRDVTQTFPKLPAEIGDVVLKVDGYCHPTEFDRVSLELRRGEILGLYGLVGAGRSEFCQALFGVTRPSAGTVTLSGKPIAVRSPSDAIDAGIVYVPEERGRHGAITAMSIVSNISLPSLRVTSRRNFLRMAEEFDLARKYAERLDLRAASLSQPVGTLSGGNQQKVVIGKWLATLPKVIILDEPTKGIDIGSKAAVHAFMSQLAVEGLAVIMVSSEIPEILGMSDRVIVMREGRMAGVFEREGLTPEALVRSATGNKEAAA
- a CDS encoding ABC transporter permease, with the protein product MRSLLARREALLVLACLLLLVAITARFPAFSTPRNLAGVFNDTSILIMMALGQSAVILTKSIDLSVAANVALTGMTVAMLNHLAPGLPVVALILVAIGMGMLLGAINGFLVWWLDIPAIVVTLGTMTIFRGLAFVESGGAWVNAHEMSPAFLELPRTLILGLPVLSWVGILAIVLAAILFTRTGLGRAFYATGGNAVAAVYAGIDIGKTRFLAFVLSGSVAGLCGYLWVSRYAVAYVDVASGFELDTIAACVIGGVSTIGGVGTVGGVVLGALFLGIIKNALPVIGISPFWQMAISGAIIITAVVINARGERVKGRVILRRKELPL
- a CDS encoding ABC transporter permease produces the protein MSDQSAALTPRHIPDRLDSPLKRALKSWETLLLAVAIAIAIANSLASPYFLDPWNLSDATFNFTEKAILALAMTFVIITGEIDLSVASIIALASTAMGAAAEAGAGTPVLFLVGLGVGLGCGLFNGFLVARLGLPAIVATIGTMSLYRGIAYVVLGDQVYKNYPADFAVFGQGYAFWIFSIEFVTFLGLAVVAGIVLHKTVFGRQVYAVGNNALAASFSGIKVRRIKFIVFLMTGVAAGLASVMLTSRLGSTRPSIAVGWELDAVTMAVLGGVGINGGTGNILGVVIAAFVMGLVTFGLGLLNVPGIVMSIFMGLMLILVIALPLVVQRINYRRRAAR
- a CDS encoding FGGY-family carbohydrate kinase; the encoded protein is MSTTPRFIAVLDVGKTNVKVVVHDLGTGEDVFVRTRPNAVVDAPPYPHFDVEGMWTFFLDTLKEASSSQRIDALSFTTHGATFALLAGDRLALPILDYEFHGPDALEGDYLVARPSFAESFTPRLPGGLNAGAQIFWQARTFPDAFAKVTAILPYPQYWAFRFTGILASERTSLGVHTDLWAPEKRGYSSFAKAEGWSRLFAPLCSAFDRLGTVTAEIAARTGLSSDTPVYCGIHDSNASLLPHLLGRQPPFTVLSTGTWVIVLAVGGDASALDARRDGLCNVDAFGNPVPSARFMGGREFDLLTGGRPQKPTQDDIRAVIDGGVMVRPTFVPGCGPFPDGKGEWSTDPASLPGGVRTAAVSLYLALVARAAMAVAGAAGPIIIEGPFGRDALFAEALQRLTKRQVAIASGTTGTSTGAAMLALGQGGRPNLPPDRPVGGVFNLSGLESYAERWAG
- a CDS encoding sensor histidine kinase, with translation MQPDELETLKTLARVMTVAACASVSAGLVTYLFRMRQRAGGLMGTSALLCVFVLAIAVGAIGRLLPGTAGGGLPVLLETVTAAIAFVVGIAVWPMIPRLVGQPTRQEANEATALLVEGQAANRRLIDQLSDLNRDLESRVAGRTAELETVRHRFEMALEGSDISIMELDADLLFTWVHNPPRPLTQVDVLGRRPGDLLPPAEAAEFVGIARRVLAGSPPERFEITFVLAGQQRWFEGFIEPVSADGRITGVLAAAIDVSRYKEHEREMRDILRELTHRSKNLLAVVQGIARQSAEGCPEAAGFLAPFSGRLLALSAAHELLVQNGWRGILLDEVVTRAWADVEGTASIRVELDGPRVLLGPDVAQNVMLGAHELVVAAAEAERPPERTVVSWAMLPDGGFRLEWRMVGASSIEVSAFGQLLLRTVIPVVLDGEVTALDLSPAGFAYGVRGRVGPQLQPAQRSA
- a CDS encoding response regulator, giving the protein MSITALIAPQLPLLRRYARALSGSQASGDSHVVAMLEQLVADPDGFDPSLDPRLGVYKLFSSVWNANPMNYMRLDELGERPAADRRLDAITPLPRQAFLLTAMEGFSPFDASRILDVGPEAFSALLSEAARQIGEQVASRVLVIEDEPLIAMDLEGLVEGLGHTVVGNARTRDEAVAMARRERPGLILADIRLADGSSGLDAVNDILTSFEVPVIFITAYPESLLTGERPEPTFLIAKPFREEMVKAVISQALFFDKVASLRLKDSA
- a CDS encoding NepR family anti-sigma factor translates to MSDKKETSERPALEPPIQAHLGDQLKKLYGSILSEPIPEKLTMLLDQLEKAERKEREGQSGRTDGGGDQ
- a CDS encoding sigma-70 family RNA polymerase sigma factor; this encodes MTAVAAFKTALLAELPSLRAFAISLSGSHDHADDLVQETVMKAWGAHASFIPGTSLRAWLFTIMRNTYFSQYRKARREVQDSDGEAAARLVSAPAQDGHLDLADFRSALEKLPDDQREALILVGASGFSCEEAAEICGCAVGTIKSRVNRARQKLMQLMAIRNAGDL